Below is a window of Pyrobaculum aerophilum str. IM2 DNA.
ACTCACGCGTAACAACTTCAAAAGCGTCGGCGAATTCTGCCAGGGCGTCCCTCAGCCCGTACAGCGTGGGTAACGCTGGGACAAGCGCCTTCAGTAGCTCGTTCAGCCCGTTGCCTCCGAAGACAATATGGCGAGCATTTGTGCTTCTACGCACTGAGCTTGGCTTAAAGCCGAGCTCCCTCAGCGCCCAGAGCCAGAACACAGTGAAGTGATCGCGAGTCATAAGGGGCTTCTCCTCTTGCTCGGGACCGCCAACGATAAGTCGGATTTCGCCTCTATATACAGCCCCGTCGTACAGCATGGCGAAAATCACCGCAAGGGCCGCCTCCTCTCTCGGTAACTCACCCCTCTTGTACGCCTCCACGGCATATGCTAGCGGGAGGAGGACGCGTAGGTACTTGCCCAGCCTGTCCACGGCCTCTTTATCGCCGTTTTTCTCAGCCTCACTCCACCGCGTTAACAGCTCTTCAACGCGGCTCCAGAACTCGCCAGCGGCGGCCTCCAAGGCGACCTTTAATTCATTACTCATTTTAACATCAGCCAGGGCCGTCCTTAGATCAACGTTTATTTTAACGTCAGCTGGCGTTGCCTTCAGATCAACGCCGCCTTCTGACTGCTGGTTAAGTGCTGTGTTCTTTAGCTTTTCAAGCGCGGCGCGGCCTACACTCAGCACCTCGCGCACCGTCTCAGTGTACTTGCCATCAACGCGCCATGCTGGCTTCAGTCCCTCCTCGGAGGGGTATACTCTTTCGAGGCTTATCTTGCCCTTAGCCAGCGCCCGGTAGGTAAAAGCTTGTGACAGGTAAGTGGAAGAGCAACGAACGAACTTACGTCCATGTAATAGAGTGACGTCAGTAGGCAATGCGCTAATCACAATTATCTTTTTTATTATACTTACTGTTTCTATCATTTTCTTCCACCTCTTCTCGTCCAATTCAGCTAGCAGTTGAGAGCCAGAAGAAACAGCCTCTAACAAACTATACACTTCCTTTATCTGTTTTATTATCTCTCCCTCAACCCTAAGTGGCGTCAACCATTTGCCAGCTTTACAAGTTGTCTTAAGGAGATTGTGGCCTTCTTTGTCTACAAACGTGATATAGATGTACTTTTTATTGTTTTCTTCTTTCTTCTCCATATGCATTTCTACGTTTTGTCGTTTGGTTAGTTCTGTTTTGATAAATGGATCTGAGAACAAAGAGATGATGTGGAGAACTAATTTGCGGTTCTCAGACGGCTTCTCCCTACCGATTAACTTGAACATATTATAGAAGCTCCTCGGTGCGTTCCTGAGGGCTGAGACGATGCTTAGGATGCTGGTCGTCCGTCCGCCCCTCTCCGCCAGCGCCCTCTCCACAGTGACGCCGAATAGGCCGCCAGTTACAAGCGATAGCAGAGCGGCCACTGCCCTCTCTCCTCTAGTGGCGTCTATGTTGGAAAGGTCGTCATGTGTTGCTTCCAACAGTGCTGTTACATTTTCCGTAGTCACTTTTAGCCTTTCGGCAATACCGCTGACTCCGGCATCCTCCAGCTTGTATGAAATTGTGTTGAACTCTTTGGCAATTTCTTCCGCTCTCTTCCTTGCCTTCGCCTCAGCCTCTGCCAGTGCGTTCAAGTCGTTCCAAAAGTCGTCTAGGGTAAATTTACCGCTATTTACAGCGTCCTCCAGTCTTTCAAGCGCTCTATATACTCTATCCCTCAGCTCTACAAACTCCCTCAAGTGGTTTAATAGCGTGAAGGAGGCTATTAAATACGCCACCTTGTCATCGTCATCTTCAAAGACCTTTACGCTCTTGCCGGTCTCCCTAGCGCCAAGTACTGCCAGAGCCCAAAGCGCCGCGGGATCTCTTTGCTCATACCACGCCTTAGAGGCCTCCTCAAGGGCCTTTTTGTAGTTGGCGGCTTTCATCGCCTGCACATAACTAGCCAGGCGCCTTAACTCTAACACTGCATTTTCTATTTGCTTCTCATCCATCGCGTGTCTCAGCGTTGAGAAGGCGCTTACCGCCTTCTCCACAACGCCTTTGTCAAGGCCTAGCTGGGCGGCGCGCTCTACAATCTCTTTCTCGCTTGCTGTTTTTGTCAATACCGCATTCCCTACTTCCTTCCACTTATCGCCAACGCCAGCCGCCTTTGCCAGTCCCGCTATCGCCCCGGCGTTAAGCGCTATGTGGTTCTGCCAAAGCGTGTAGTCCAATTGCTGTGCTGCAAGCCAGCTTATTAGCCCGGCCGCCGCGGCGGCCATTATGAACCAATGCGCTCTTACGTAGTCAAGGACTCTCGCCACCGCCTCTACAAACAGCTCGTAAAGCCTCTGCAACGTTATTCTCGCCTTTTCGAATACCTCCCTCGCGGCTTCATACGCCGCCTCGGCGGCCCTTCTTACGTACTCCACTGCCCTCTCAAAGGCCCCCTCCCTCGCCAGCCGCCGTGCTGATGTACAAGGCAGTTGTGGAGGGAGAGGGGAAGATTAGGCCATGAAAACACTACTTGACTTTTTGAAAGAGGGCGCTGAGGACCGCGTTGAGAGCGTTGAGGCCCGCGCGCCGTGTAAGCGGGTTAAACTGCCAGAGGCCTTTGAACTGCCGCGGAGGTTTGGCGTCTCGTGGGGGTGCCTGACGCAGAAAGCCTTTAGGGGTGTGGACGCCGTTGTGGCTGAGGGAGGAGCGAAGGGGGTGCGTTTCCGCTACGTGTTGCCATACGACGCTGAAATGGGCTATTACGCAACGTACAAAAGGCGCGAAGAGAGGGAGGAAAAGAGCGACAGACTACCGCAGTATTTCGCGGATGCCCTATACGAGCTGGCGGCTAAGTACCAAATTGAAATTACCCGCGATATTTACGTCCTTGTAAACGGCGCGGAAGTGGACAAGACCGTGTGTTATCAAAAGCGGAGCGCAGAGGCATGCGCCCGCGCCATAGAGGAGTACATAAGGGACGAGTGGCCCCGCGTATTGGAGTGGCGTAGGAAGAAGGAGGAGGAGCGGAGGAGGCTTGACCTGAAAAGCCAAGTCATGGCCGCCCTTAAGGACTGGTACCGCAGATGTTTTAAGTGGCCCATCATGCCGGGGGAGGAGGGCAAA
It encodes the following:
- a CDS encoding PaRep2a protein, translating into MKTLLDFLKEGAEDRVESVEARAPCKRVKLPEAFELPRRFGVSWGCLTQKAFRGVDAVVAEGGAKGVRFRYVLPYDAEMGYYATYKRREEREEKSDRLPQYFADALYELAAKYQIEITRDIYVLVNGAEVDKTVCYQKRSAEACARAIEEYIRDEWPRVLEWRRKKEEERRRLDLKSQVMAALKDWYRRCFKWPIMPGEEGKLVKRLELYYGMCEMAKAVIAEYGEKYAEPLISEYALRRAFWWEGEWRGKPMSCFVTEKKAVCKVGDKMATFYVFDTPHGVYLRPEIKLVDDWIKVAHRGNESQG